The Intestinibaculum porci DNA window TGTTATGAACCCAGTAGACAAAGCCGGAACAGTCAAAATAATCAGGTCCGGTTTTGGTCCACCAGTAACGGGCACCGAGCTTCGTTAAAGCAGTGGAGGCAATCTTCTTGCCGGTTTCACTGCCTTCGCCCACTCCGCCAGTGTAATTCACTGTTGAAGTCGTATCACTGCTGATCATTGCTTCTAAGGAAGCGTTGATGGAAGCCTGGGCAGCGGTGAGTTTGTCTTTGTTGTCTTTAGCTTTGGAAAGAGCAAGCTCCTGTTTGGCTTTGAGCTTAACAGCACGCGCCTGGAGTTTTTTCGCTTCTGCTTTTTTTAATGTTAAAGCAGCCTGCGTGCTTGTTAGCGAAGCGCGCTGTGTTTTGAGTTCTTTCTGATGTCCCTGAATTTCTTCTTCAAGATCTTCCTCATAGCTCGTGAGCTGGGTGAGGGAGGCGACTCTTGAAAAGATGTCAGGCAATGTCTTTGCGGTAAAGACATAAGTGATATAGGAATCAGAATTATAGACTGACTGCATCGCATAGAGACGTTTGCCAATTAAAGTGTTCTTATGATTGATTTGGGTCTGCAACTTGGTAATCGAAGATTCAATATAATGAATTTCATTTTCCAGTTTGACAATCTTATCTTCTAAGGTGTTGATTTTTTTCGCAATCGATTTTAAATTTGACTTAGTTTTCTTGAGATCACTTTCCTGACTGCTAATTGACTTGGCCAAGGTCGCATTTTTCTTTTTTAAGTAGTCATTAAATGACTGACATGTTTTTTTGTGTGATAATGTTAAAGATGATGAGCAAAGTTTAATGTAATGATCTTCTTTTTTCGCAAAGTCTTCGCCATGGCTATCAACTAAGGAGCTGCTAAGCAAGGTGAAGACAAGAATGAGCATCATCCATTTTTTCATGATATCATTCCTTTCGACTATAAAATCTTATCGAAAGCAATTCTTGGCGCACCGCTTTGTAAGGTGATGTCCCCACAGTATTGGAAACCGTTTTTCTGAAGGAAACGCTGCATGGAAAGATTATCCTTATGAGTATCGATACGGATGCTAGAAAGTCCCTGCTGTAATGTTTGATGGCAGGCATAATCCATCATAGCTTTGGCGTAGCCATGACCTTTGATCGTATTGTCCACGACAATGCGATGAACGACTGCATAAGGGGAAGAAGTGTGCCATGAACCATTGCGGATGTCCTGATAGCTTGATTCTTCCTGAATTGCATAATAGAAAGTACCAATAATCTGATCTTGATCGATTAAGACATAACTATGACCTAAGCTGATATCATTGCGGATGACATCTTCGTTAGGATAGCCGTCCTGCCACTGATCAATACCATTTTCTTTGAAATAAGCTTTGGCCTGATCGATCAGGCGAACAATACCCTTGATATCTTTCATTTCTGCTTTTCTGATATTCATAAGAGTTCTCCTTTCATGTACTATGATTTTATAGTAATTATATTATAATAGCTAAAGAGAGCTAAGAAAAGGAGTGTTGTAAAATGATTTATAAAGCCGTCAATATTACTGTATATATTGTCTCAGTGATGCTATCAATGTATGGATTATCATGTTTTCATTTTGATCGATTTATTCGTAAAGGTCATATGCGGGAGTTTTATGTTTTTTATTTAGTAGCCTCAGTGGGCTTAGCTTATTTGTTTGCATCATTCATTTTAAACTTCGGAACATGGTCATTTTATTAAAAAAATCTTAAATTTTCCTATTTAGGCTGGGAAGCATAAATATCGCTTGAATAATATAAATAAAAAGCTTACAATATTAAATGCTTAGAGGAGGAAAATAATATGAGTTTATCAAAAGAAATTGGCATCGATCTGGGCACTGCCAATATCCTGATCTATTTAAAGGGGACAGGGATCGTTGTCAACGAACCTAGTGTTGTCACCATTAATACCGAAACGAATAAACCAGTTGCTGTTGGTGAAGAAGCCCGTGAAATGTTAGGGAAAACCCCTGGTCGTCTAAAGGCGATTCGACCCTTGAAAGATGGTGTGATCGCTGACTTTCAGATCACTGAAATATTGATAACTCACTTTATTAATAAATTAAATTTAAAAGGTCTATTCTCACGACCAGTCATCCTGATTTGCTGCCCAAGCAATATTACGTCCATTGAAAAAAGTGCCATTCAGGATGTGGCATTACGCTGTGGGGCAAAGCGTGTTTACATTGAAGAAGAACCTAAAGTGGCAGCCATTGGCGCCGGCTTAGATATTTCTAAACCTTCCGGCAATATGGTTGTCGATATTGGTGGGGGAACCACTGATGTAGCGGTCTTATCATTAGGAGATATCGTGACCTCGCAGTCATTAAAAATAGCGGGTAACCGGATGGACAGTGAAATCGTCAAATACGTGAAAGATAAATATAAACTCCTCATTGGGGATTCAACAGCTGAACATGTAAAGATGCAGATTGGCTGTGCATTTGATGGTGATCCTGATAACAAGGTTGACTGTCGCGGTCGTGATATCGTGACCGGTTTGCCTAAGACAATTCAGATTTCTGAAGCGGAAGTGGAAGAAGCTTTACATGAAGTTTGTGCCGCGATTCTTGCTAGCGCTAAACAGGTGTTAGAGCAGACACCACCAGAATTATCAGCGGATATCGTTAATAAAGGGGTCTTCTTAACTGGCGGCGGTGCTCTTCTCCATAACTTAGATAAGTTCATGGAACAAGGTTTAAAAGTCCCTGTCTTTGTTGCTGATCATCCACTTAACTGCGTCGCTGAAGGCTGCGGTGTCATGTTAGAAAATACCGAATACTTACAGTAAGATCATTCTTACTGTTTTTTTTCGCAATGAGGAAGACGAAGCTTTTAAAGGATTATTTGTGTTAAGGTAGAGGGAGGAGGAAGATTATGAGTATTCTATTTTTTGATATTGATGGCACCATCTTTGATGGCGATCCCCAGGGTATTAGACCCAATGTCATCAAAGCTATTCATGAAATCCAACAAAAGGGACATATTTGTATGATCTGCAGCGGCCGTCCTTATAGCTTTATTGCAGATAATGTCAAAGCCATTGGCTTTGATGGTTATGTTTTGGCTAATGGGGCTCAGGTTCTTTATCATGATCATAATATTGTCACGCATACTTTTGATCAAAAGAAAGTCAAAGCGTTTGCAGCAGACTTTGATGCGCATGATTATGAATATATTATTGCCACATCCAAGCAGGCATATTTGAAAAAATCATATGTCTGGATGGAAGAATTCTACAAGACTTGTAATATTGAAACGGAAAAGTTTATTCGTGATTTTCAGGAAGAAGATTATCTCAATGATGTGGTGAAAATGGAATTACGATTTAAAAGCCAGAAAGCGATCCCGCATATCACTAAACTTACTGAAGGCTATGATTTTCTCTATGAAGATGGCGGCATGGGCTTAGGGGAAATCAGCTGCCAAGGCGTTGATAAGGGAAAAGGTATTTTAGAAACGTTAAAGGCGTTAAATATTCCTTTAAGTGAGTCTTACTGTTTTGGTGATGGGGCCAATGATCTGGAAATGTTTAAAACGGTTGCTCATCCGATTGCGATGGGCAATGCCATTCCAGCGATCAAAGACTTAGCAGAACAGATTTGTGATACGGTCGCCAATGATGGGGTTGCCAGTAAATTAAGAGAGTTATTTTAAAAGGTCAGGACGCTTAATCCTGACCTTTCGATTCTTCTTGAATATAGTCTAAACATTCATTTAACCAGTTCACATAGAAATCTTCTCGCTCTATAGAGCCTTTGAGAAGGAGATAATAACCTCGCTCTTCATGAGAGGGATGACCTGATTTATATTTTTGACGAAGAATAACCTGCAAGAACTTCTGCTTTGCTTCATGCTGGATCTTCTGACTCTGCAAAAGCTCACAGATTCTTTCATCATCCATGCGATGACTAAAGTACATTCGTAGTGAGAAGATATCTTTGGCAGTATTATCCAAGGCTTGATCCTTGACGAGCCATTGATCTAGTTCTGCACTGCCTTTATGAGTAATGTTATAGCCATCTGGATTTTTGGTGATCAGTCCTTCTTTGGTTAAACGATTGATTTCAGGAATGACCTGAATATGCTTTGTAGACCAGAAACAGCCAATATCCTGTGAGATGGTTTGACCAATTTCTTCTTCATTCATAGGTTTAAGACTTAGAATGCCTAAAACGGCAAATTTTAGTGTACGCATTTCTATCACCTTCTAAGCCTTATTCTAACACACTTTTTACTGTTCTTTTAAGATTTTGAAATGATAACCTGGATGAATATAGTCTAATAAGCCAAGTTCTTCTTCTTTGATATGACCAACACAGTTGCGTTCGCCATCATTGGGAATATCACGTAAAGCTATTTCCAATTCCCCGCGGTAGTGGGCTAGGTTATCATTGACAATAAGGACATCGCCTTTCGAGAAATGATCTTTCTCATAAGGCACATAAGGAATGGACTGATCCTTATAGAGCAGGCGAACCATCGAACTTCTTAAGAAGTAGCTAGAAGCATCAAAGCGGGTCCAGTGAGGGGTATAATCATAGACAATTGCTTTTTCAATATCAGTGATCGTCTTCTCTTCATCCATCTTTAACGTGACTTGATCGCGTGCAATGGAAGCTAAAGCTTTTAATTCTTCTTCACTCGCAAAGGCATTGCCAATAATGACATCGTCCACTAAACCGGTCGCAAAATAATAGCGCCCCTGTAAATCAATCGGCAAATTACGCATATCTTCACAGGTTGGCAGACCGCAGAAGACATTCCAAGGGCCATGGGTATCTTTCTCCTGACTAGAGACAAAGGCAGCCGTATGTAAGTTTAATGACTTCCAGAAGGTATTCATCTGATTAAAGAACTGCCAGTCTAAACCGGAATAACGTTCCGGAAAGAAGTTATGACAGACAGTCATCTGATTGACATTGGCACCGCCTTTAATAAGGACATCGACACCAGGATTCATGGAGGCATTGAATTCAATCATAATATGCTCTGGGTTATGAGTGATAGTGACATCACCATCAAAACCAAAAGATTCATCCAGGCGAATGATATCGACGCCCATTTCTTTAAATGGCGAGAGATCATCATAATTAGCTCCTAAATGTTTAAAGACGCGCTGGTTGGTATCAACCGCAACTTTGAAGCCGAGTTCATGAGCTTTGTCCATGAATGCTTTAAAGTCTTTCATAATCTTTTCTTTGGATTCATCAACGGATAACAGGCAGGTAAAGATACGGGTATAGCCGTAGTGAGCAGCTAATGCCATATAGTGGTAAGTTTCTTCTAAATTTTCTTTCTCTGGGTAGACAGAAATTCCTAATTCATGCATAAATAGACTCCTTTCGTTTTCGAAAATTATAACATGAGTCTTTATTCTGGTTAGGTTATTTTCATATTATGTGTTATTTTCGCATTAATTACGTTATAATGACTCCATAAAGGAGAGAATGCCATGAATTTCACTTTCATTCTTTCTTTTGGTGTTGCTTTTTTAATCTCATTGATTCTTGTCCCCATCGTCGGGAAAGCGACCAAACAGCTAGGCATTATCGCTCATACAAATAAAAGAACGATTCACCATGGAATTATTCCAAGAACTGGTGGTTATGCTATTTATGTATCTTTTATTTTAACGGCAGCGTTTTTCCTGAAGACCGATAATCAGATTAACTCCATGCTTATTGGAGGACTGATTATCTTTCTGACTGGTTTTTATGATGATATTCATGATTTACCGCCCAAGCTTAAACTGCTAGGACAGATTGCGGCTGCCTGTGTCGTCATCTTTTATGGCGGCATCTCGCTAAAGGATTTTACGATTCCGTATATTCCTACAAACCTGTCTTACGCCATTGCCATTGTCATTACAATCTTATGGATTGTTGGTATTACCAATGCCATCAATCTGATTGATGGCTTAGATGGTTTATGTGCTGGTATATCGATCATTGTCTTATTAACGATTACGATGTCATCAATCCGTTCAGGACGCTTTGATATTGCCTCATTATCAATGATTTTAGCAGGCGCCATTGGCGGCTTTCTGGTTTATAACTTTCACCCCGCTAAGATCTTTATGGGGGACTGCGGTGCTTTATTTATCGGTTATATGATTTCTGTTATATCCTTACTCGGGTATGGCTATAAGACCTCAACATTCTTTACATTGTCAGCACCCATTGTCGTTTTAACGGTGCCTATGGCGGATACGATTATTGCCATTGTCCGTCGTAAGGTGAATCATAAACACTTTGATGAAGCCGATCGTGGTCATTTACATCATCAGCTGATGATTCGTT harbors:
- a CDS encoding C40 family peptidase; this translates as MKKWMMLILVFTLLSSSLVDSHGEDFAKKEDHYIKLCSSSLTLSHKKTCQSFNDYLKKKNATLAKSISSQESDLKKTKSNLKSIAKKINTLEDKIVKLENEIHYIESSITKLQTQINHKNTLIGKRLYAMQSVYNSDSYITYVFTAKTLPDIFSRVASLTQLTSYEEDLEEEIQGHQKELKTQRASLTSTQAALTLKKAEAKKLQARAVKLKAKQELALSKAKDNKDKLTAAQASINASLEAMISSDTTSTVNYTGGVGEGSETGKKIASTALTKLGARYWWTKTGPDYFDCSGFVYWVHNKAGISVPRMTAAGYSKAGLPVSAASLSAGDIITFTYGSGVSHVGIYLGNGKFVHASGKGSGTVGQDPNQCVKVSSLSGRWLSYVYNYRRLY
- a CDS encoding GNAT family N-acetyltransferase encodes the protein MNIRKAEMKDIKGIVRLIDQAKAYFKENGIDQWQDGYPNEDVIRNDISLGHSYVLIDQDQIIGTFYYAIQEESSYQDIRNGSWHTSSPYAVVHRIVVDNTIKGHGYAKAMMDYACHQTLQQGLSSIRIDTHKDNLSMQRFLQKNGFQYCGDITLQSGAPRIAFDKIL
- a CDS encoding DUF1146 domain-containing protein; translated protein: MIYKAVNITVYIVSVMLSMYGLSCFHFDRFIRKGHMREFYVFYLVASVGLAYLFASFILNFGTWSFY
- the mreB gene encoding rod shape-determining protein, coding for MSLSKEIGIDLGTANILIYLKGTGIVVNEPSVVTINTETNKPVAVGEEAREMLGKTPGRLKAIRPLKDGVIADFQITEILITHFINKLNLKGLFSRPVILICCPSNITSIEKSAIQDVALRCGAKRVYIEEEPKVAAIGAGLDISKPSGNMVVDIGGGTTDVAVLSLGDIVTSQSLKIAGNRMDSEIVKYVKDKYKLLIGDSTAEHVKMQIGCAFDGDPDNKVDCRGRDIVTGLPKTIQISEAEVEEALHEVCAAILASAKQVLEQTPPELSADIVNKGVFLTGGGALLHNLDKFMEQGLKVPVFVADHPLNCVAEGCGVMLENTEYLQ
- a CDS encoding HAD family hydrolase; the protein is MSILFFDIDGTIFDGDPQGIRPNVIKAIHEIQQKGHICMICSGRPYSFIADNVKAIGFDGYVLANGAQVLYHDHNIVTHTFDQKKVKAFAADFDAHDYEYIIATSKQAYLKKSYVWMEEFYKTCNIETEKFIRDFQEEDYLNDVVKMELRFKSQKAIPHITKLTEGYDFLYEDGGMGLGEISCQGVDKGKGILETLKALNIPLSESYCFGDGANDLEMFKTVAHPIAMGNAIPAIKDLAEQICDTVANDGVASKLRELF
- a CDS encoding PadR family transcriptional regulator; the encoded protein is MRTLKFAVLGILSLKPMNEEEIGQTISQDIGCFWSTKHIQVIPEINRLTKEGLITKNPDGYNITHKGSAELDQWLVKDQALDNTAKDIFSLRMYFSHRMDDERICELLQSQKIQHEAKQKFLQVILRQKYKSGHPSHEERGYYLLLKGSIEREDFYVNWLNECLDYIQEESKGQD
- a CDS encoding DUF871 domain-containing protein, which produces MHELGISVYPEKENLEETYHYMALAAHYGYTRIFTCLLSVDESKEKIMKDFKAFMDKAHELGFKVAVDTNQRVFKHLGANYDDLSPFKEMGVDIIRLDESFGFDGDVTITHNPEHIMIEFNASMNPGVDVLIKGGANVNQMTVCHNFFPERYSGLDWQFFNQMNTFWKSLNLHTAAFVSSQEKDTHGPWNVFCGLPTCEDMRNLPIDLQGRYYFATGLVDDVIIGNAFASEEELKALASIARDQVTLKMDEEKTITDIEKAIVYDYTPHWTRFDASSYFLRSSMVRLLYKDQSIPYVPYEKDHFSKGDVLIVNDNLAHYRGELEIALRDIPNDGERNCVGHIKEEELGLLDYIHPGYHFKILKEQ